GGAGTGTTCCGATCACCGATGCCTTGCCGGCAGGGGCGCATTTTTTGACAAAACCCTGAATGGCCTGAGCCGAATCTGCCATGGCTGAGCCAGCAATGATCACACCCACAGTATCGAGAAGACACCGTCGTGCCTGATGAACAATAGCTTCAGGCAGGCTTGAAAAGGATGTATCAGCGGCAAATTCCGCCAGCTTCCTCGAAAAGGTTTTGTCACTCATCCCAGGGAACCTCCAGAGAGAAGAGTGGGGCATACTGCTGGCACCCGTACACGTCTGTTTCTGAAGGGCCTCCGCTGGCTATCGACCGCCGAATATTGGCCTTAATACCCATCCCGGGATCGAAGAACATAAAATCAAGCACTTTTTCTGTTGGCACATCGTAGGCCCGGGCAATGGCTTCTTGAGTAACGACACCGCTTTGTTTCACTTTTTCATAGATTGAACGGTCACTGAAGATAATCTCGAGGGTAATCATAAAGCTCCCCGCATTCTTGCTGCGAACCGTTCTGGCTAAATCACATATATTTTTTGTTTTCATGAGTGGAACCTCCCGAAATGGTCAACTATTTCCCCATAGGCGACTGAGTCTATGGGTCTTTCCACACACAGATCCCACAAGCCCGCTAAAAATTCTGCCGGGTAATACACATTCACCATGCCCTGAAGTTTCTCTAAAAGATCCTGATCGTTCACTGGATTTTCAGGCTCTCCCTTGGCTACGGGAATATGCTTTTCAAAAGAACGTCCGTCCTTGAGCTCAATTCTCATCCAGGCTCCCCGCTCCTCTGGATAGATGCGGTTCATGGCTTCATCTTCTTCGAGGTTCATTTTCAGGGCGGTTTGGCGAAGTTTCTCGTTCTTCAGAGTTTTTTCGTCATAATCCCGCAGAGTCACATGGCCCCGCTCAAGGGCAATAGACACGGAGAATGGAAGACTAAACATGGCTTCTTCAAAGGTAGCGGGGGTAAAGATCCGTCCCACTTCCGCAATCCCCAGGGCATAGGTCTTTACGTGGATGGATTCAATATCGTCAAGGGTGAGGCCAAGAGCCTGTTTCCCCTCTTTGGCCAGGTCGATGGCAGCGTGGCAGTGGCGGCAGGTAGGATAAAGCTTGGTATAGGTGTACATAATCTCCCACCGATCTCC
This region of Aminobacterium colombiense DSM 12261 genomic DNA includes:
- a CDS encoding DUF4387 domain-containing protein, which gives rise to MKTKNICDLARTVRSKNAGSFMITLEIIFSDRSIYEKVKQSGVVTQEAIARAYDVPTEKVLDFMFFDPGMGIKANIRRSIASGGPSETDVYGCQQYAPLFSLEVPWDE